ATGTTCGACGGTGTCGCCGGCCGCTACGACCGGACGAACACGCTGCTGTCGTTCGCCCAGGATCGGCGCTGGCGTCGGCACAGCGTCCGCGCCCTCGACCTGATGCCCGGCCGCAAGGTGCTGGATGTCGCCGCCGGCACCGCGGTTTCGACCGCCGAGCTCGCGCAGACCGGCGCCTGGAGCGTGGCCGCCGACTTCTCCCTCGGCATGCTGACGGCCGGTGCTTCGCGGGCGGTGCCCAAGGTCGCCGCGGACGCCATGCACCTGCCGTTCGCCGACGCCAGCTTCGACGCGGTCACCATCTCCTTCGGCCTGCGCAACGTGCAGGATCCCGGGATCGCGCTGGCCGAGTTCGCGCGCGTCACCAAGCCAGGGGGCGAGCTGCTGGTCTGCGAGTTCTCCACGCCCCGTCCGGCCCCGATCGGCTGGGTCTACCGCTGGTACCTGGCCCACGTCCTGCCGCGGCTCGCCCGGCGGTTCTCGTCGAATCCAGAGGCCTACACCTACCTCGGGGAGACCATCAATTCCTGGCCCGACCAGCCGTCCCTGGCCCGCCTCATCACGCGTTCCGGGTGGGCCGAGGTGGCGTGGAAGAACATGACGTTCGGGGTGGTCGCGCTGCACCACGCCGTTCGGGTGGATCCCTGACCTGTGCGTCCCCGACGGGCGGCGGTCAAGATCAACTACTGGGGTGCCCCGCTGTTCCGGATGCCTTGTGAGCCGTCTTACACTGGGCGTGCGCCACTTCGTGAACAGATTCACAATCTCGTTCACGACGTCGACCCGGGGCCTGCCGCCGCACATCCCCGAGGTCGTCGGTCAGACCGGCGTGAAGGGAAGATGGAGACGTGACCAGCGCCCGCGACATGTCCTCGCCCCACTCCAGCCACGACGTCAGCAAGCACCCGGACACCACCGCCGACGTGATCATCGTCGGTGCCGGCCCGGCTGGGTCCACCGCGGCCGTGTACCTGGCCCGCTCCGGTGTGGACGTGCTTCTCCTGGAGAAGTCCGTCTTCCCCCGCGACAAGGTCTGCGGCGACGGCCTCACGCCCCGCGGCGTCAAGCAGGTGCTCGCTCTCGGCGTCGATGTCTCCGGTGACGACTGGCTGCGCAACAAGGGCCTGCGGGTGGTCGGCGGCGGCACCTCCCTCGAACTGCCCTGGCCCGTGCTGCAGGACTATCCCGACTTCGGGCTGGTCCGCCCGCGGCGCGACTTCGACCAGATGCTGGCCGACATGGCGGTCAAGGCCGGCGCCCGGTTGCACGTCGGCACCAACGTCACCGGCCCGATCAAGGACGAGCGAACCGGCCGCGTGGTCGGGGCACAGGCCAGGACCGACGCCGGGCCCGTTTCCTTCCACGCCCCGTTGGTCATCGCCGCCGACGGCGTCTCGGCCCGGATGGCCCTCGGCATGGGCATCAACAAGCGGGACGACCGCCCGCTCGGGGTCGCCGTCCGCCGTTACTACAACGCGCCGGCCAAGACCAACGACGACTACCTGGAGTCCCACCTGGAACTCTGGGACCGCAGCAACGCGGCCGACCCGAAGCTCCTGCCGGGCTACGGCTGGATCTTCGGCCTGGGCGACGGCACGGTCAACGTCGGGCTGGGCATGCTCAACTCGTCCAAGGCCTTCGGCAAGACCGACTACCGCAAGCTGCTGCGGACCTGGCTCGACGGCACCCCGGAGGAATGGGGTCTGCGCGAGGAGAACGCGATCGGCGGGATCGGCGGAGCCGGCCTGCCGATGGGGTTCAACCGCACCCCGCACTACACCGACGGTCTGGTGCTGCTCGGGGATGCGGGCGGATCGGTGAACCCGTTCAACGGCGAAGGCATCGCCTACGCCATGGAGTCGGCCGCGTTGGCTTCGGAGTACGTGCTGCAGGCCCTCGGACGCCCGGAAGGGGCCAGCCGGGAGGCCGCCCTGCACGGATATGCGGCGGCCATGAAGGATCATCTCGGTTCGTACTACCGGCTGGGCGGTATGTTCTCCACGCTGATCGGGAAGCCGTCGATCATGAAGACGGCCACTCGTCTCGGACTGCCGCGAAAGCGGTTGATGTACTTGGTGTTGAAGCTGCTGGCCGGGCTGTACGACAGCCGGGACGGCGACTGGGCGGACAAGGTCGTCCGCTCGCTCACCAAGGTGGTGCCCAGCGTGTAGCTGGTTGCGGTCGTTCGGCGTAGTTGAACTGGATGTTCCAGCCCGTCAAGGGCGCTCAAGGATGAGTCTGGAGTATGCATGAGCGCGTATCTGCCGATCTTGATATTGCTGGTGGTGGCGGGCGGTTTCGCCGTCACCAACGCCACTGTGCTGACCGACCTCATCGGCCCGCGGCGGTTCAACCGTGCCAAGTTGGACGCCTACGAGTGCGGCATCGAGCCGACCCCGCTGCCGGCCGGGACCGCGGGCCGTTTCCCGATCAAGTTCTATCTGACCGCGATGCTGTTCATCGTCTTCGACATCGAGATCATCTTCCTCTACCCGTGGGCCCAGAGCGCGGTTGCGCTCGGGGTCTTCGGCCTGGTCGAGATGGGCCTGTTCATCGTCACCGTCTTCTGTGCGTACGCCTACGTCTGGCGACGTGGTGGCCTTGACTGGGACTGACCGGCCGGCCGAGATCCGTCGGCCGCCGGCATGTGCAGTTCCCCTGCGGAGCAGGGCATCTGGAAGTACCGACGAAGTTCCAACCCCCTTGCGGAGCAGATGATGGGTCTAGAAGAAAAGCTCCCGAACGGCATCCTGCTGACCGGTGTGGAGAAACTGGTCAACTGGACGCGGAAGGCGTCGCTGTTCCCGGCGACCTTCGGGCTGGCCTGCTGCGCCATCGAGATGATGACCACCGGTGCCCCCCGGTACGACCTCGGTCGCTTCGGCATGGAGGTGTTCCGGGCCTCGCCGCGTCAGGCCGATCTGAT
This window of the Nakamurella panacisegetis genome carries:
- a CDS encoding geranylgeranyl reductase family protein, coding for MSSPHSSHDVSKHPDTTADVIIVGAGPAGSTAAVYLARSGVDVLLLEKSVFPRDKVCGDGLTPRGVKQVLALGVDVSGDDWLRNKGLRVVGGGTSLELPWPVLQDYPDFGLVRPRRDFDQMLADMAVKAGARLHVGTNVTGPIKDERTGRVVGAQARTDAGPVSFHAPLVIAADGVSARMALGMGINKRDDRPLGVAVRRYYNAPAKTNDDYLESHLELWDRSNAADPKLLPGYGWIFGLGDGTVNVGLGMLNSSKAFGKTDYRKLLRTWLDGTPEEWGLREENAIGGIGGAGLPMGFNRTPHYTDGLVLLGDAGGSVNPFNGEGIAYAMESAALASEYVLQALGRPEGASREAALHGYAAAMKDHLGSYYRLGGMFSTLIGKPSIMKTATRLGLPRKRLMYLVLKLLAGLYDSRDGDWADKVVRSLTKVVPSV
- a CDS encoding demethylmenaquinone methyltransferase, whose translation is MGRAGLEKNPRQVAAMFDGVAGRYDRTNTLLSFAQDRRWRRHSVRALDLMPGRKVLDVAAGTAVSTAELAQTGAWSVAADFSLGMLTAGASRAVPKVAADAMHLPFADASFDAVTISFGLRNVQDPGIALAEFARVTKPGGELLVCEFSTPRPAPIGWVYRWYLAHVLPRLARRFSSNPEAYTYLGETINSWPDQPSLARLITRSGWAEVAWKNMTFGVVALHHAVRVDP
- a CDS encoding NADH-quinone oxidoreductase subunit A; the encoded protein is MSAYLPILILLVVAGGFAVTNATVLTDLIGPRRFNRAKLDAYECGIEPTPLPAGTAGRFPIKFYLTAMLFIVFDIEIIFLYPWAQSAVALGVFGLVEMGLFIVTVFCAYAYVWRRGGLDWD